One Burkholderia sp. 9120 genomic window, CCGGGCGGATCAGCGACGCCACGCGATTCACGAACACGAAATGCCCCAGATGATTCGTGCCGAACTGCGTCTCGAAGCCGTCCGCTGTTTTGCCGAACGGCGTGGCCATCACGCCCGCATTGGCGATGATCACGTCGAGCGGTTGGCCTTGTACGAGTAGCTTGTCGGCGCAAGCGCGAACGCTAGCGAGGCTCGCGAGATCGAGTTCGATCAGCTCGATATTGCCGCCTGCGGCTGTGGCCTCGCGTTGTGCTTCGGCGGTCGCCTGCTGCGCCTTTTTCAGGTCCCGGGCCGCGCCGATCACGTTCGCCCCACGCGCGGCGAGTGCCCGTGCCGTCTCCACGCCCAGCCCCGCGGAGACGCCCGTTACGAGAATTCGCTTGCCGTGAAGGTCGACGCCCGCGAGTACCTCGTCGGTCGTTGTGGTTGCACCCAATTTCTCAGTCATCTTTGCCGCTCCATCACAATAGAGTTGACGTCATTCCCTGCCCGGGATAAAACGGAGTGAGCCTCCGCTTTTAACTATACTAAACGGAGCCAGCCTCCGTTTGCAAGCACTCAAACGTATCGATGAACGAACCGACACCCAAAGAACGAAAACCCAGGGCGGACGCGCTGCGCAATCGCGAGCGCATTCTTGATGTAGCAAAAACGGCATTTACCCATGCGCAAGGCGAGATCAGTCTGGAGGAGGTCGCCCGCCAGGCCGGCGTTGGCGTCGGCACGCTATACCGGCACTTTCCGACGCGCGACGCCCTGCTCGAGAGTGTCTATCGTGCCGAGGTGGAGAAGCTGGCGGAGGAGGCGCGCAAGCTGACCGATTCGCTGCCGCCGCTCGAAGCGCTGCGCGCCTGGATGACGCTTTTCATCGACTACATCGCGACGAAGAAGATCATTGCGCCTGCGTTGAATTCGATGGTCGGCGGGCCGACCAAACTGTTCGAATCGTCGGGGGCGCAGATCATGGGCGCGATCCAGTCGCTGGTCGCGCGCGCCGTCGCGAGTGGTGATATCCGGGCGGATCTCGATCCGCTGGATCTGCTTCGCGCACTCGTGGGCGTTTCAAATGTCGCGTCCGCGCCGGACTGGCAGCAGAGTGCCAAAAGGCTGATCGATATCCTGTTGCTCGGCTCGCGACCGCAGGATTAGTAGGGTTTTTCAAATCGATGCGCGGACAACCAACGCGCGGATAGCGTCATGCCACGCGATGCTTTCACTCTGCGCGTCGCGTGGCTCGCATTGCCCAATAGCGTCGGTAGCCCGGACACGCTATGCTTTCTCGCCACCCTCCACGTGCGCAGAGGTGGCCTTTCGACCCGGCAGGCAAGCGCGCCCGCTCAGGTGGAACGCAACTGGACCCAACCAGCAGTGCGCACCAACGAGTCAGCGATCCGCCGCCCGCCTGTATGCCATTGAGCCACCTGTTGTTAGCGGCCGAGCCGCCCCAGCTTGCACCGGGAATCGTACATAGCAATTTCAGCGTGCAGGGCGACGGCCGTCATAGCTTCCTCGCGTGGCAGGAGCGCATGAGTCCGGTCTACGACATTCAACCTGCCTCAAAGCGCGTCGACGAAACGTTCGACGCAGCGATGTCCCGCTACTCGATCGACGATCTCAGCTTTTTCCATTTCCGCACCGGTCCGAATCTGGCCGTACGCTCACTGGGACGCGTGTCGACGGAGAACATTCGCGATGTTTCTTTTAGCGTGTTTCTGGAAGGCCGGCCGGGTGAATTCGTGAGCGGCAAGCGAGCGCGCGACGCATCGCCCATCGCATCCGTGCCGACCATTCTTGCGCTGGATATGGATCAGCCGTGCGCCGTTCGGAGCTTTCATGGCCGGATATTGTTGTTCTTCGTGCCGCGCGCTCTGGTCGAAAAAACCTTCCCCGACGCCGCGTCGCTCCATGGCCGCCGGGTCGAAGCGACAACGCCATTAACCCGCACGCTGATAGCGCATCTGATCGCGCTCAACCGGCAGATCGTCGGCCTGAGTAAAGACGACGCGCGTCAGTCCTTTCTCACCGCGGTGGAATTACTGGCCGCTGCGTTCAGCCGGCAAGCGGGCCTATCCGGCAATGCGCGCGCGGCGGTGCGCGCCGCGGTGTACGGACAGGTGCGGCGCTATGTCGAGGCGCATCTGCACGACCCGGAGTTGTCGACGGAGCGCGTATTGGCCTCGCTGCATGTGTCGCGTGCCAGCGTGTACCGTCTGTTCGAGCATGAAGGTGGCCTGGCCACGTATATCGCCAGCCGCAGGCTGCGCATGGCCGCCGATGAACTGGTCCGCTTTCCGCATCTCGACGTGCGGGACATCGCGGCGGGACTCGGCTTCAACAGCGCATCGAGTTTCAACCGC contains:
- a CDS encoding TetR/AcrR family transcriptional regulator, producing MNEPTPKERKPRADALRNRERILDVAKTAFTHAQGEISLEEVARQAGVGVGTLYRHFPTRDALLESVYRAEVEKLAEEARKLTDSLPPLEALRAWMTLFIDYIATKKIIAPALNSMVGGPTKLFESSGAQIMGAIQSLVARAVASGDIRADLDPLDLLRALVGVSNVASAPDWQQSAKRLIDILLLGSRPQD
- a CDS encoding helix-turn-helix domain-containing protein; translated protein: MPLSHLLLAAEPPQLAPGIVHSNFSVQGDGRHSFLAWQERMSPVYDIQPASKRVDETFDAAMSRYSIDDLSFFHFRTGPNLAVRSLGRVSTENIRDVSFSVFLEGRPGEFVSGKRARDASPIASVPTILALDMDQPCAVRSFHGRILLFFVPRALVEKTFPDAASLHGRRVEATTPLTRTLIAHLIALNRQIVGLSKDDARQSFLTAVELLAAAFSRQAGLSGNARAAVRAAVYGQVRRYVEAHLHDPELSTERVLASLHVSRASVYRLFEHEGGLATYIASRRLRMAADELVRFPHLDVRDIAAGLGFNSASSFNRAFRRAFDIAPRDLHGYAPLLRREREGLARHATWPTTSQAAHATHVAHAANVHA